GCCAAAGTTCACCTTATTCAAAGTAAACAACCGTCCATCTCAGTTGTCGACTTTCCTGTCGATtgcgtatatatatatattactatCTTTTACCATGACTTTAGAGGATAGCTAATTTTGCTTGctattaaataataatttcgGTAGTCTATAAATACTCTTGTTCCTCACCGCTCCTAGCACCACATAATTCCTTCAAGAACAGCCAAAACCTTCTTGAAAtccctctttttccttctagttcatttccaagaaacaaatggCCCCTGTCACTTCCAGTTATGAGGTCACCTCCTCAATCCCTCCTGCAAGGTTGTTCAAGGCCACCATCCTCGAAGAGAAGCATCTTCACAAGATCTTGCCACAGGGCGTTAAGAGTGTCGAAATCCTTGAAGGAGATGGTGGAGTTGGCACAATTAAGTTGACCACATTTGTTGACGGTAAGATAATCAATACAAAGTGATTATTTTCACACATTTGAAGTCttcaaatttttctctttttttcccttttatttgggaaaaactaatgactttttttttttggttgggttaAATATTTAGGTGGCGAGCATAAGACTGCCAAACAGAGAGTTGATGGAATTGACAAAGAAAAATTTACATACAGCTATACTGTACTTGAAGCTGATGGATTTAACGATGTAATCGAGAAAATCTGTTGTGTCATCAAATTTGAACCCTCTGCTGATGGAGGTTCAATCTGCAAAACCACTAACACATACTACCCCAAAGGTGGTGCTCAGATCAGTGAGGAACACCTCAAGGGAGGAAAAGAGATGGGTTTGGGAATGGTTAAGGCTGTTGAGGCATACCTCCATGCAAATCCTACTGCCTACAACTAATTATAATGAATGCTACTGCAAGGACTCTTCGACATATTTTCTTCAAGATTGAAGTATAAACTGAGGGTGTCTGTTTCCTTTTTTGCTTGGTTTGCTTAAGCTGTTTGGTTAAGTTATTCGCAGCAAGAgaataaaataattcatttgCTGTTTTTAGATATGAATTCATGACTGTCAGTAGTCTATAAATACACTTATTGCTCACCACTCTTTGCACCGCAAAATCTTTTCAAGATCCATCAAACCCTCCTGTTCTTGATCTTTCTCCATTTgtgaaaaaacaaattaaagcaTCATGGCCCCTATCACTTGTAGTGCTGAGATGACCTCCCCAATGCCTCCTGCAAGGTTGTTCAAGGCCGCCATCCTTGATGACCACCTTCTTCCCAAGATCATGCCACAGGCTATTAAAAGTGGAAATTCTTGAAGGAGATGGTGGAGTTTGAACCATTAAGTTGAGCACATTTGGTGACGGTTAGATGTTATATTAAATGTAGAACCCAAATTTTAAGGATCTAATAATAATCAATTAATAATAATCAATGCGTGCAGGGTTACAGAATTGGAGGGATAAAACAAATACTCAAATAAAtgtggaagaaaagaaaataataaattcAACTCACAAAATTATTGAAATTTCAAACAATGAAAAAAATCATACCTTAATAAATTCAGTTGGTTTTAATAATAATCAAAGCATACAAGGTTAAAGAATTAAAAGGATAAAACAAACACTCAAAATATATgtgggagagaagaaaataataaattcAACACACAATATTATTGAAATCTCAAACAATGAAAAAAGTCACACCATAATAGAAAATCTTGCAAATTCTTCTAGATTCTTTCTCTTGAGAAACCAACCTAAATAATGTTCTATTTATAATCTACCAAACTTGTTAGGAAAGAAACCACTTGCATAAGAAATTACCAAATAAAACAGAAATTCCTAAATCACACAACTACTAAAAACATAActcaaataaaactaaaaaataaataaatttttcttgGCTTAGTTTAATTTGTTAACATTGCCTCCCTTAAACCAAACTATCCATTGAGATATGTTCAACACCATCTCGAGTAACAATTTCTATGCAAATCTATGTTGTAGTATACTTGACATGAAACTCTAACTTGTTACCAGTTATTAATTTCATCTTTACACGTAACAGTGGACGTACTATgtattttgtaaaaaatttctcaacaatTTCTTCTTGATCAAAGTACTCATTTATACAAACCCATTCATCACCAGAATCATCATATTTACCACCAATGTAAGTTCCTAAAAATACAAAATCATTGCTTGCTTTCTCGCTAAAATTATCATAaccaaataatttaaaatagcCACTACTACAATCATCCAAAATTTTCATACTGTCAGTCAACTCTTTTGgagtaaaatatttttcaactaTAATGACATCCATATCTATCAAATCAAGCATTCTCCCATCACTTTGAAGAAAGTCCGAACCAACGAATTTTTCAACAACAATTTCATGATCTCTTCTCTTAtcaagtcaaaattttcttcttcttttgtcaAATTACCATATTATTGTTTCAACAAATTCATTACTTCTAATTTCTCCAAACAAGGTACgcaaatcaaaactatcaattgattcaaaattttcgATATCACCCATATTATCAACAAATCTATCATTTTTAAAATCCACAAACCAATACCAACAACTAGACTTCGGTTTGAAAGCATAATTTCTCTCAATCGTGtgcaaaacaaagtaaatatcCTTCCAAAATCTCTAAAGTATTTTAGTATGACCAATAAAGGTTTTATAAATACTTTCTGCCATTATTTTACACATCACTTGAAAGAATAATTGtgc
This region of Coffea arabica cultivar ET-39 chromosome 3c, Coffea Arabica ET-39 HiFi, whole genome shotgun sequence genomic DNA includes:
- the LOC113734610 gene encoding major allergen Pru ar 1-like, whose product is MAPVTSSYEVTSSIPPARLFKATILEEKHLHKILPQGVKSVEILEGDGGVGTIKLTTFVDGGEHKTAKQRVDGIDKEKFTYSYTVLEADGFNDVIEKICCVIKFEPSADGGSICKTTNTYYPKGGAQISEEHLKGGKEMGLGMVKAVEAYLHANPTAYN